A portion of the Natronococcus sp. AD-5 genome contains these proteins:
- a CDS encoding NADPH-dependent FMN reductase, producing MSTPSVLAVSGSLRDESYTRTALRYVLDAADEAGAETSLLDLQEYDLPVYDPDLDDRSGGDEVTRLVREADAVALGTPVYHGSYSGALKNLHDYCGFEEYEDTTVGLLATAGGGSYGSTLDHLRITVRGVHGWVLPHQVGIRGASGEFRADPDAIDGRAFVDERLEERTRKLGRMLAEYAFIEPDVSSPRTAASDE from the coding sequence ATGAGCACACCCTCCGTTCTCGCCGTCTCGGGCAGCCTCCGCGACGAGAGCTACACGCGAACGGCGCTGCGATACGTCCTCGACGCCGCCGACGAGGCCGGCGCCGAGACGTCCCTCCTCGACTTACAGGAGTACGACCTCCCGGTCTACGACCCCGACCTCGACGATCGGAGCGGCGGCGACGAGGTGACGCGACTCGTCCGCGAGGCCGACGCCGTCGCCCTCGGGACGCCCGTCTACCACGGTTCGTACTCCGGCGCGCTGAAGAACCTCCACGATTACTGCGGCTTCGAGGAGTACGAGGACACGACCGTCGGCCTGCTCGCGACCGCCGGCGGCGGCAGCTACGGCTCGACGCTCGACCACCTCCGGATCACGGTCCGCGGCGTCCACGGCTGGGTGCTCCCCCACCAGGTCGGCATCCGCGGCGCGTCGGGCGAGTTCAGAGCCGATCCGGACGCCATCGACGGGCGCGCGTTCGTCGACGAGCGACTCGAGGAGCGAACCAGAAAGCTCGGCCGGATGCTCGCCGAGTACGCCTTCATCGAACCCGACGTGAGTTCGCCGCGGACGGCAGCGTCCGACGAGTAA
- the fni gene encoding type 2 isopentenyl-diphosphate Delta-isomerase, producing MPETADRKDDHVRIIEEEDVETAGTGFADVDLIHEALPELHRDEIDTTTTLFGSEVAAPIVIESMTGGHPNTTALNRALAEAAQRTNVAMGVGSQRAGLELDDEDVLESYTVVRDVAPDVVLYGNVGAAQLLEYDLEAVEEAVEMIDADAMAIHLNFLQEAVQPEGDVDARGCLAEIERVAGGLSVPVVVKETGNGISRETARRLADAGADAIDVAGKGGTTWSGIESYRAAAVGDDRREQVGQLFRAWGIPTAASTLEATAVHDRVIASGGVRSGLDVAKAVALGARAGGLAKPFLRPAGRGADAVAELIETLTLELTTAMFVTGSGSIDELRDAQYVVSGQTKEYLEQRRR from the coding sequence GGGAACGGGATTCGCCGACGTCGATCTGATTCACGAGGCGCTCCCCGAACTCCACCGCGACGAGATCGACACGACGACGACCCTGTTCGGGTCCGAGGTGGCCGCGCCGATCGTCATCGAGAGCATGACCGGCGGACACCCGAACACGACGGCGCTCAACCGGGCGCTCGCCGAGGCCGCCCAGCGAACGAACGTCGCGATGGGCGTCGGCAGCCAGCGCGCCGGCCTCGAACTCGACGACGAGGACGTACTCGAGTCCTACACGGTCGTCCGCGACGTCGCGCCCGACGTGGTCCTCTACGGGAACGTCGGGGCCGCACAGCTGCTCGAGTACGACCTCGAGGCCGTCGAGGAGGCGGTGGAGATGATCGACGCCGACGCGATGGCGATCCACCTGAACTTCCTCCAGGAGGCGGTCCAGCCGGAGGGCGACGTCGACGCCCGCGGCTGTCTCGCCGAGATCGAACGCGTCGCCGGCGGCCTCTCGGTGCCGGTCGTCGTCAAGGAAACCGGAAACGGTATCTCGCGGGAAACGGCACGGCGACTCGCCGACGCCGGCGCGGACGCCATCGACGTCGCGGGCAAGGGCGGAACGACGTGGTCGGGGATCGAGTCCTACCGGGCGGCTGCGGTCGGCGACGACAGGCGCGAGCAGGTCGGTCAGCTGTTCCGCGCGTGGGGGATTCCGACCGCCGCGAGTACGCTCGAGGCCACCGCGGTCCACGACCGCGTGATCGCCAGCGGGGGCGTCCGCTCCGGGCTCGACGTCGCGAAGGCCGTCGCGCTCGGCGCACGCGCCGGCGGTCTCGCGAAGCCGTTTCTCCGGCCGGCGGGGCGGGGCGCCGACGCGGTCGCCGAACTGATCGAGACGCTCACGCTCGAACTCACGACGGCGATGTTCGTCACCGGTTCGGGTTCGATCGACGAACTCCGGGACGCCCAGTACGTGGTCTCCGGGCAGACGAAGGAGTACCTCGAGCAGCGTCGCCGCTAG
- a CDS encoding phosphohexomutase domain-containing protein — METISFGTDGWRATLEEFTAPRVRMVGQAVATYLRDEGREGPVAIGYDARGTSRDFAEELTRVLCANGFDVLLPERDRPTPLFARAIVERDLAGALVVTASHNPPEYNGVKFVPEDGAPALPEVMDAIADRLAEPDPLPAEEHGAAEEVDFVTPHADAAFELVEETTGSADLDGLTVAYDAMHGSGRGTTDALLERAGAEVDRLRCERDPDFGGGAPEPAPKNLEKLAERVTDDATDAELGLANDGDADRIAIVTPERGYLDENLFFAALYDYLLENDSGPAIRTVSTTFLIDRVAAAHDEAVHEVPVGFKWVAKAMAEHDALIGGEESGGFTIRGHVREKDGVLLALLAAAMHAAEPIDDRVDRLLEAHGTVVQDKISVACPDHEKARVIDDLEDEIPDEVADTPVENVTTADGFKLQLEDGSWLLVRPSGTEPKLRVYAEATDEERVAELLEAGEELVEPLV; from the coding sequence ATGGAGACGATCTCGTTCGGAACCGACGGATGGCGGGCGACGCTCGAGGAGTTCACGGCGCCTCGCGTTCGGATGGTCGGGCAGGCAGTCGCGACGTACCTTCGGGACGAGGGCCGCGAGGGACCGGTCGCGATCGGCTACGACGCTCGAGGGACGTCCCGCGACTTCGCCGAGGAGCTAACGCGCGTGCTGTGTGCGAACGGGTTCGACGTGCTCCTCCCGGAGCGGGATCGTCCGACGCCGCTTTTCGCCCGCGCGATCGTCGAACGCGACCTCGCGGGGGCGCTCGTCGTCACGGCCTCGCACAATCCGCCGGAGTACAACGGCGTGAAGTTCGTTCCCGAGGACGGTGCGCCGGCCCTGCCCGAAGTGATGGACGCGATCGCGGATCGCCTGGCCGAGCCGGATCCGCTGCCGGCCGAGGAACACGGCGCCGCCGAGGAGGTCGACTTCGTCACGCCGCACGCCGACGCCGCGTTCGAGCTGGTCGAGGAGACGACCGGAAGCGCCGACCTCGACGGGCTGACCGTCGCCTACGACGCGATGCACGGCAGCGGCCGCGGGACGACCGACGCGCTGCTCGAGCGGGCGGGCGCCGAGGTCGATCGCCTGCGCTGCGAACGGGACCCCGACTTCGGCGGCGGTGCACCCGAACCCGCGCCGAAGAACCTCGAGAAACTGGCCGAGCGGGTTACCGACGACGCGACCGACGCCGAACTCGGCCTCGCCAACGACGGTGACGCGGATCGCATCGCGATCGTGACGCCCGAACGGGGCTACCTGGACGAGAACCTCTTCTTCGCCGCGCTGTACGACTACCTGCTCGAGAACGATTCGGGGCCCGCGATCCGGACGGTATCGACGACGTTCCTGATCGATCGGGTCGCCGCGGCGCACGACGAGGCCGTCCACGAGGTGCCGGTCGGATTCAAGTGGGTCGCGAAGGCGATGGCCGAACACGACGCCCTGATCGGCGGCGAGGAGTCGGGCGGCTTCACGATCCGCGGCCACGTCCGCGAGAAGGACGGCGTCCTGCTGGCGCTGCTCGCGGCGGCGATGCACGCCGCGGAGCCGATCGACGACCGGGTCGACCGATTGCTCGAGGCGCACGGGACCGTCGTCCAGGACAAGATCAGCGTCGCCTGTCCCGACCACGAGAAGGCGAGGGTGATCGACGACCTCGAGGACGAGATCCCCGACGAAGTCGCCGACACGCCGGTCGAGAACGTCACCACCGCGGACGGCTTCAAACTCCAGCTCGAGGACGGCTCCTGGCTGCTCGTCCGCCCCAGCGGGACCGAGCCGAAGCTGCGGGTCTACGCCGAGGCGACCGACGAGGAGCGCGTCGCTGAGCTGCTCGAGGCGGGTGAGGAACTGGTCGAACCGCTCGTGTGA
- the larB gene encoding nickel pincer cofactor biosynthesis protein LarB gives MRELLEAVADGSLSPTEAEAELRGYVTGDAGRFDAARQQRRGIPEGIFAAGKSAAQVAALAETALETTGRALITRADDEHAETLESTLLESFPDATLERWSSTVLVRTADYERPALDATVGIVTAGTVDGPVADEAAAVCRDAGATVDRVDDVGVAALDRMLDQLERLRETDVLIVAAGREGALPTVVAGLVDTPVIGVPVSSGYGHGGDGEAALSGMLQSCTVLSVVNVDAGFVAGAQATLIARALDAARN, from the coding sequence ATGCGCGAACTTCTCGAGGCCGTCGCAGACGGCTCGCTCTCGCCGACCGAGGCGGAAGCCGAACTCAGGGGCTACGTGACCGGGGACGCGGGCCGGTTCGACGCGGCCCGACAGCAGCGCCGCGGGATCCCGGAGGGGATCTTTGCGGCGGGCAAGTCCGCCGCACAGGTCGCCGCACTCGCCGAAACCGCACTCGAAACGACCGGTCGGGCGCTGATCACCCGAGCCGACGACGAACACGCCGAGACGCTCGAGTCGACCCTACTCGAGTCGTTTCCCGACGCCACGCTCGAGCGCTGGAGTTCGACCGTGCTCGTTCGCACGGCCGACTACGAGCGACCGGCGCTCGACGCGACGGTCGGCATCGTCACCGCGGGAACCGTCGACGGACCGGTCGCCGACGAGGCCGCGGCCGTCTGCCGGGACGCCGGGGCGACGGTCGACCGCGTCGACGACGTCGGCGTCGCGGCGCTCGACCGGATGCTCGACCAGCTCGAGCGGCTCCGCGAGACGGACGTCCTGATCGTCGCCGCCGGCCGCGAGGGCGCTCTGCCGACGGTCGTCGCCGGACTCGTCGACACGCCGGTTATCGGGGTCCCGGTCTCGAGCGGCTACGGTCACGGCGGCGACGGCGAGGCGGCGCTTTCGGGAATGCTCCAGTCGTGTACGGTTCTGTCGGTCGTCAACGTCGACGCGGGATTCGTCGCGGGCGCGCAGGCGACGTTGATCGCGCGGGCGCTCGACGCAGCTCGAAACTAA
- a CDS encoding metallophosphoesterase family protein, with the protein MNVGLISDIHGNRIALEAALADMPPVDELLCAGDVVGYNPWPAACVDEVREREIPTVVGNHDAAVATGSAFRFNSMARAGVEYAIEHLSDEQLAWLADLPEERLECDGRVKLVHGHPDDPQRYARYTYPEEFSPRLLDEEDVLVLGHTHVQHAERFGDGIVVNPGSVGQPRDGDPRAAYAVVDLDAMTVETRRVEYDIEAVKDAVAAAGLPERIGTRLERGT; encoded by the coding sequence ATGAACGTCGGGCTCATCTCCGACATCCACGGCAACCGGATCGCCCTCGAGGCCGCCCTCGCGGACATGCCGCCGGTCGACGAACTGCTCTGCGCGGGCGACGTCGTCGGCTACAACCCCTGGCCCGCGGCGTGCGTCGACGAAGTTCGGGAGCGCGAGATCCCGACCGTCGTCGGCAACCACGACGCCGCGGTCGCCACGGGGTCCGCGTTCCGGTTCAACAGCATGGCGCGGGCCGGCGTCGAGTACGCGATCGAGCACCTGTCCGACGAGCAACTGGCGTGGCTCGCCGACCTCCCCGAGGAGCGCCTCGAGTGCGACGGCCGGGTAAAGCTCGTCCACGGGCATCCGGACGACCCCCAGCGGTACGCGCGGTACACGTACCCGGAGGAATTCTCCCCGCGACTGCTCGACGAGGAGGACGTCCTCGTGCTGGGCCACACCCACGTCCAGCACGCCGAGCGATTCGGCGACGGGATCGTCGTCAACCCCGGCAGCGTGGGCCAGCCCCGCGACGGCGATCCGCGGGCGGCCTACGCGGTCGTCGACCTCGACGCGATGACCGTCGAAACCCGCCGCGTCGAGTACGACATCGAGGCGGTCAAAGACGCCGTCGCGGCTGCTGGTTTGCCCGAGCGAATCGGAACGCGACTCGAGCGCGGCACGTGA
- the cysE gene encoding serine O-acetyltransferase encodes MIGKFREDVRAMCDRDPAATGCRVVWLTYPGVHAVWGHRIAHRLWNREFELVARVFAYFVRMLTGVEIHPAATIGRRVTIDHGMGVVIGETAEVGDDVHMYHGVTLGGDTNEPVKRHPTVEDGVRIGANATLLGDITIGEDAAVGAGSVVTDDVDPGTTVAGVPARRVD; translated from the coding sequence ATGATCGGGAAGTTCCGCGAAGACGTCCGGGCGATGTGCGATCGCGACCCCGCGGCGACGGGGTGTCGGGTCGTCTGGCTAACCTACCCGGGCGTCCACGCCGTCTGGGGCCATCGAATCGCCCACCGCCTCTGGAACCGGGAGTTCGAACTCGTCGCTCGCGTATTCGCGTACTTCGTCCGCATGCTAACGGGGGTCGAGATCCACCCCGCCGCGACGATCGGACGGCGCGTCACCATCGACCACGGGATGGGCGTCGTCATCGGCGAGACGGCCGAGGTCGGCGACGACGTCCACATGTACCACGGCGTCACCCTCGGCGGAGACACGAACGAACCGGTCAAACGCCATCCGACGGTCGAGGACGGCGTCCGAATCGGCGCGAACGCGACGCTGCTCGGCGACATCACGATCGGGGAAGACGCGGCCGTCGGCGCGGGATCGGTCGTCACCGACGACGTCGACCCCGGTACGACGGTCGCGGGCGTCCCCGCGAGGCGGGTCGACTGA
- a CDS encoding DUF1931 domain-containing protein, whose translation MADLIVKAAVKEALDDKNVASDFYDALDEEVDQLLDDAARRAEANDRKTVQPRDL comes from the coding sequence ATGGCAGACCTTATCGTCAAAGCTGCTGTGAAGGAAGCGCTCGATGACAAGAACGTCGCTTCGGACTTCTACGACGCACTCGACGAGGAAGTCGATCAGCTCCTCGACGACGCCGCCCGCCGCGCCGAGGCCAACGACCGCAAGACGGTCCAGCCTCGCGACCTGTAA
- a CDS encoding DUF7563 family protein: MPKCDHCDAHVSERFARVFADEHGEIHACVSCSANAGIAEAAKERARGS, encoded by the coding sequence ATGCCCAAGTGTGACCACTGCGACGCGCACGTGTCCGAACGCTTCGCACGCGTCTTCGCCGACGAGCACGGCGAAATCCACGCTTGCGTCAGCTGTTCGGCGAACGCCGGGATCGCGGAAGCCGCGAAGGAGCGCGCCCGCGGTTCCTGA
- a CDS encoding GIY-YIG nuclease family protein, with the protein MADAEHVVYVLECADGTLYTGYTTDLERRVAEHDAGEGAKYTRGRTPVEVCYQEGYDSKSTAMSREYEIKQLSRTQKERLVGLE; encoded by the coding sequence ATGGCCGACGCAGAGCACGTCGTCTACGTTCTCGAGTGCGCCGACGGAACGCTGTATACGGGTTACACGACCGACCTGGAACGACGCGTCGCCGAACACGACGCGGGCGAAGGCGCGAAGTACACCCGCGGTCGGACGCCGGTTGAAGTGTGCTATCAGGAAGGGTACGACTCGAAGTCTACGGCGATGTCCCGCGAGTACGAGATCAAGCAGCTCTCGCGGACACAGAAGGAACGATTAGTCGGACTCGAATGA